In Paenibacillus sp. 1781tsa1, one DNA window encodes the following:
- a CDS encoding response regulator, with translation MYNVLIADDEIEVREGLKLKVDWHGMGFAITGEASNGIEADELLQSEHFDLLITDMNMPVMDGVRLLDVCRSYNPSIQIVIITGYEDFQYARAGVRSQVMDYLLKPVTRDELKATLGKIKANLDEQRKVRGDSELLQWRLSQYYREMKERFLLDLVKGNRLPPSSMPERLRLFHLESWQDQKVCFITASISQSDKQDLREDRLHEQMHLPFEMVCYEIAQSDSDNVQVFHDSAHAGIMHFITADGVQHEFIQQLAGHTASVFSMNIRVGIGRSVSGLEHWKEGYIHSLLAWNSAERAVSGLNPQAGTDYSPLLPEETTRTLHRCLIRGELDSFHSIIHKEIHEAFQLSPSRMTRSIFQISLLMDYPMAPEWILWLKTPDQAERLLMQWAQDFLGRQLPSENGDGTVIELAKRYIEENYMQELTLTLLAERFNYYPTYFSELFKEGAGTSFVQYVTGVRMNHALQLLKDTQLTVWDITELTGFSSPSYFSSKFKRMFNMSPSDYRLQHSEKINNHDPKK, from the coding sequence CCATAACAGGAGAAGCGTCTAACGGGATCGAAGCGGATGAACTTTTACAATCTGAACATTTTGACTTGCTGATTACCGATATGAATATGCCTGTTATGGATGGCGTCCGATTATTGGATGTCTGCCGCAGTTATAATCCTTCCATTCAGATTGTAATTATCACGGGTTATGAAGATTTTCAATATGCCAGAGCAGGTGTCCGTAGCCAGGTCATGGATTATTTACTGAAGCCTGTAACCCGGGATGAACTAAAAGCCACTTTAGGCAAAATCAAAGCAAATCTGGATGAACAACGTAAAGTGCGAGGCGATTCCGAATTGCTGCAATGGCGACTCTCTCAGTATTACCGGGAAATGAAGGAACGTTTCCTTCTTGATCTTGTCAAAGGCAATCGCCTACCGCCCTCCTCAATGCCAGAACGGCTCAGATTGTTCCATCTCGAATCATGGCAGGATCAGAAGGTATGTTTCATCACCGCGAGCATAAGTCAATCGGACAAGCAGGATCTTCGAGAAGATCGCTTACACGAACAGATGCATCTTCCTTTCGAGATGGTATGTTATGAAATCGCCCAGTCTGATTCAGACAATGTCCAGGTATTTCATGATTCGGCACACGCAGGAATCATGCATTTCATCACAGCAGACGGTGTACAACACGAGTTCATCCAACAGCTCGCGGGACATACGGCATCCGTTTTTTCCATGAATATTAGGGTTGGGATTGGACGATCTGTATCTGGACTTGAGCACTGGAAAGAAGGTTATATCCATTCCCTTCTGGCTTGGAATTCAGCTGAACGGGCTGTCAGCGGGTTGAACCCTCAGGCAGGAACAGACTATAGTCCATTACTGCCTGAAGAAACGACACGCACGCTGCATCGTTGCCTCATTCGTGGGGAACTGGACTCCTTCCACAGCATCATCCACAAGGAGATTCACGAGGCATTCCAGCTCTCTCCCTCCCGAATGACACGAAGTATTTTTCAAATTTCACTGTTGATGGATTATCCTATGGCCCCGGAATGGATACTGTGGCTTAAGACGCCAGATCAAGCAGAACGCTTATTAATGCAATGGGCTCAAGACTTCCTGGGTCGACAACTTCCTTCGGAAAATGGGGATGGAACGGTTATAGAGTTAGCCAAGCGATATATCGAAGAGAACTACATGCAGGAGCTCACGTTGACGTTACTCGCTGAACGATTCAACTATTACCCTACCTATTTCTCCGAATTGTTTAAGGAAGGGGCAGGTACCTCTTTTGTTCAATATGTGACGGGCGTTCGGATGAATCATGCCTTGCAACTGCTGAAGGATACTCAATTAACGGTATGGGATATTACTGAGCTGACAGGTTTCAGTTCGCCAAGTTATTTCAGCTCGAAATTCAAAAGAATGTTCAACATGAGTCCTTCAGACTATCGCTTGCAGCATTCCGAAAAAATCAATAACCATGATCCGAAGAAATAA